A genomic stretch from Solanum stenotomum isolate F172 chromosome 8, ASM1918654v1, whole genome shotgun sequence includes:
- the LOC125875149 gene encoding probably inactive leucine-rich repeat receptor-like protein kinase At5g48380: MTGPLTKMALDNRALTTFAAILIYLVLSCAVCSAVQSDIDCLMSIKDSFEDPLNFLNTTWKFDNQTEGFICKFAGIQCWHPDETRVLSISLPDMGLKGSFPRGLKNCTSITSLDLSSNELHGSIPNNISQIIGFVVMLDLSSNKFSGEIPVNLANCSFLNSLKLDNNLFTGPIPAEIGLLSRLKNFNVANNQLTGPVPRFINATFPAESYANNAGLCGPPLALCEGDAKKPRTGIIVGAAVGGVTLGAVLLTIGMFFYMRKISRKRKKEDDPEGNKWAKSIKGSKAIQLSMFEKSTSKMRLSDLMKATNNFSKNNIIGSGRTGTFYKAVLDDGTSLMVKRLQNTQHSEKEFTSEMATLGNVKHRNLVPLLGFCMAKKERLLVYKDMPNGTLHDRLHSVSEGEKTLEWPMRMKIAIGAAKGFAWLHHNCNPRIIHRNISSKCILLDVEYEPKISDFGLARLMNPVDTHLSTFVNGEFGDFGYVAPEYARTLMATPKGDVYSFGVVLLELVTGETPTSVAKAPETFKGNLVEWITQLSGESKLQDAIDHSLSSKGYDSEIFQVLKVACRCVLPAAPKERPTMFELYQLLRAIGERYHFTTDDDIMIPESDSGFQMDELIVAQ; the protein is encoded by the exons ATGACTGGGCCTCTCACCAAGATGGCTTTGGATAACAGAGCTCTTACTACCTTTGCTGCTATTTTGATCTACTTGGTCTTGAGCTGTGCTGTTTGCTCTGCTGTTCAAAGCGACATTGACTGTCTGATGTCTATAAAAGATTCATTTGAAGATccattgaatttcttgaacACTACATGGAAGTTCGATAATCAGACGGAAGGTTTCATCTGCAAGTTTGCTGGGATTCAGTGCTGGCATCCTGATGAAACCAGGGTTCTGAGTATCAGTCTTCCTGACATGGGTCTCAAGGGCAGCTTTCCACGTGGTCTTAAGAATTGCACCTCTATTACATCATTAGATCTTTCGAGCAACGAGCTCCATGGAAGTATTCCAAATAATATCTCCCAAATTATAGGTTTTGTGGTAATGCTGGATCTCTCATCCAATAAATTTTCAGGGGAAATCCCAGTTAATCTAGCAAACTGCTCTTTTTTGAATAGCCTTAAACTTGACAACAACCTGTTTACGGGCCCAATTCCTGCAGAAATTGGCCTGCTTAGTCGGCTCAAGAATTTTAATGTAGCAAACAATCAATTGACTGGACCAGTTCCACGTTTCATAAATGCAACTTTTCCTGCAGAGAGCTATGCCAATAATGCCGGACTGTGTGGACCACCATTAGCTCTTTGTGAGGGTGATGCTAAGAAACCCCGTACTGGAATCATTGTCGGTGCAGCTGTTGGTGGGGTGACTTTAGGTGCTGTATTATTGACCATCGGTATGTTCTTCTATATGAGAAAGATATCCAGGAAGAGGAAAAAGGAAGATGATCCTGAAGGGAATAAATGGGCGAAGAGTATTAAGGGTTCCAAGGCAATCCAG CTTTCAATGTTTGAGAAATCTACTTCAAAAATGAGATTAAGTGATCTCATGAAGGCCACCAACAACTTCAGCAAGAACAATATTATTGGGTCAGGAAGAACCGGCACATTCTACAAAGCAGTACTTGATGATGGCACTTCACTTATGGTTAAGAGGTTGCAGAATACTCAACACTCAGAGAAAGAGTTTACATCCGAGATGGCTACGTTGGGAAATGTAAAGCACCGTAACCTGGTGCCTCTTTTAGGATTCTGCATGGCTAAAAAAGAAAGGCTGTTGGTCTACAAAGACATGCCAAATGGCACCTTGCATGATAGGTTGCATTCGGTGAGTGAAGGGGAAAAAACTCTTGAGTGGCCTATGAGAATGAAAATCGCCATTGGAGCAGCCAAAGGATTTGCATGGCTTCACCACAACTGCAATCCTCGTATCATTCACAGAAATATTAGTTCTAAATGCATCTTGCTGGATGTGGAATATGAACCTAAAATATCGGATTTTGGACTTGCTAGGCTCATGAATCCAGTTGACActcatttgagtacctttgtaaATGGGGAATTCGGGGACTTTGGTTATGTTGCACCTGAGTACGCGCGAACTCTCATGGCTACACCAAAAGGTGATGTGTACAGTTTCGGTGTTGTACTTCTCGAGTTAGTTACAGGTGAGACACCAACTTCTGTCGCCAAAGCTCCCGAGACCTTTAAGGGGAATTTGGTGGAATGGATCACACAACTCTCTGGTGAATCTAAGCTTCAAGACGCGATTGACCATTCTTTGTCTAGTAAAGGTTATGACAGCGAGATCTTCCAGGTCCTTAAAGTTGCTTGTCGATGTGTGTTGCCTGCTGCTCCTAAGGAGAGGCCAACAATGTTTGAACTATACCAGCTTCTGAGAGCCATCGGAGAGCGATATCATTTCACCACTGATGATGACATTATGATACCTGAGAGTGATAGCGGATTCCAAATGGACGAGCTCATTGTTGCTCAATAA
- the LOC125872227 gene encoding FRIGIDA-like protein 3 translates to MEDTQSVATLMDSTTSKIQQLQKAFAELESHRAVTLNLQWKQLEEHFNGLQKSLKRRFTELEDQEKEFETKIVQSTEILEKRQTAVIAKEQASLQRLQEKRDAAVSAISIALEKHRNPCSVEPTVINCEVQDEPSVLEEKPDNVTEIGHVTGDTWKSFQDGVVEVKSYPELVNLCRNMDSEGLHKFISDNRKNLAALREEIPLALRASTNPASLVLDSLNGFYNSDVSISDAKKDANLLGLRRTCIMLLECLSTLLNTLDIDSISSIISENIRGRAKAIAEEWNPKLDELDIDANNGNSLEAHAFLQLLATFSISSNFNQENLSKLIPMVSRRRQTADLCRSLGLSDRMPGVIDVLINNGRHIDAVNLAFAFELTEQFPPVSLLKSYLNEASKASTPLNSGNASPTVQNDVNEKELSALKAVLKCIEDHKQEQYLVDPLQKRVHQLEKVKADKKKATEVAKPQSKRPRPNGVGNGPRVNNVVTEKNFYPRMTDRYPQPVYDRSYAYPGPTSTHVPSFMGAPAYNFSPGHDFFGNGYHYQAPYLH, encoded by the exons ATGGAAGATACACAATCAGTTGCAACATTGATGGACTCCACAACATCTAAGATACAGCAACTACAGAAAGCATTCGCTGAGTTGGAAAGTCACCGTGCTGTTACTCTCAACCTGCAGTGGAAGCAACTTGAAGAGCACTTTAATGGGCTTCAGAAGTCCTTGAAGAGGCGTTTCACTGAActggaagaccaagagaaggaGTTTGAGACAAAAATTGTTCAATCTACAGAGATATTGGAGAAGCGTCAAACAGCTGTTATTGCTAAAGAGCAAGCTTCTCTTCAGAGGCTCCAGGAGAAAAGAGATGCAGCAGTTTCTGCCATTTCAATTGCTTTGGAGAAGCATAGGAATCCTTGTTCTGTGGAACCAACTGTCATTAATTGTGAAGTTCAAGACGAGCCATCTGTTCTGGAAGAGAAACCCGATAATGTAACAGAGATTGGGCATGTTACAGGGGATACATGGAAATCTTTTCAGGATGGTGTTGTGGAAGTTAAGTCTTATCCAGAGCTAGTGAATCTATGCCGAAATATGGATTCTGAAGGTCTGCACAAATTCATATCAGACAACCGTAAAAACCTGGCAGCACTCAGGGAGGAGATTCCACTTGCTTTAAGAGCGTCAACCAATCCTGCCTCTCTGGTTCTGGATTCACTGAACGGGTTTTACAACTCTGATGTGTCTATTTCTGATGCTAAAAAAGATGCTAATCTTTTGGGACTGCGACGAACTTGTATTATGTTGCTGGAATGCCTCAGTACTTTATTGAACACCCTGGATATAGATTCCATTTCAAGTATAATATCAGAAAATATAAGAGGACGTGCAAAAGCTATTGCTGAAGAGTGGAACCCGAAGTTGGATGAACTTGACATTGATGCAAATAATGGAAATTCTTTGGAGGCTCATGCATTCTTACAGCTACTTGCTACTTTTAGTATTAGTTCCAACTTTAACCAGGAGAACTTATCCAAGCTGATACCCATGGTTTCACGTCGTCGCCAAACAGCTGATCTCTGTCGTTCCCTTGGATTATCTGACAGAATGCCAG GTGTTATTGATGTGTTGATAAACAATGGAAGACATATAGACGCTGTTAATCTAGCTTTTGCATTTGAGCTGACAGAGCAGTTTCCGCCTGTTTCTCTATTGAAATCCTACTTGAATGAAGCTAGCAAAGCATCTACACCTCTCAATTCTGGAAATGCATCACCTACTGTGCAG AATGATGTCAATGAGAAAGAGTTGTCTGCACTAAAGGCTGTATTAAAATGCATTGAAGACCATAAGCAGGAGCAATACCTTGTGGATCCCCTTCAGAAAAGGGTTCATCAGCTGGAGAAAGTGAAGGCCGACAAGAAAAAGGCAACTGAAGTTGCAAAACCTCAATCCAAAAGACCTCGTCCCAATGGTGTCGGAAATGGCCCCCGAGTAAATAATGTCGTCACTGAGAAGAACTTCTATCCAAGAATGACTGATAGGTATCCGCAACCTGTTTATGACAGATCATATGCTTACCCTGGACCGACCAGCACTCACGTTCCATCATTCATGGGTGCTCCTGCTTACAACTTCTCTCCTGGCCATGACTTTTTTGGAAATGGCTACCATTACCAGGCTCCTTACCTGCACTGA
- the LOC125872055 gene encoding photosystem I reaction center subunit XI, chloroplastic, which produces MATAASTMASQLKSSFASSLTRGHGLVTPKGISGAPFKIFPSTRKSCFTVKAVQADKPTFQVIQPLNGDPFIGSLETPVTSSPLIAWYLSNLPAYRTAVNPLLRGVEVGLAHGFLLVGPFVKAGPLRNTAYAGGAGSLAAAGLVVILSMCLTIYGISSFKEGDPSTAPALTLTGRKKVPDQLQTADGWAKFTGGFFFGGISGVTWAYFLLYVLDLPYFVK; this is translated from the exons ATGGCTACTGCAGCTTCCACCATGGCTAGCCAGCTAAAGAGCAGCTTTGCTTCGTCTTTAACCAGAGGTCATGGCCTTGTTACTCCCAAAGGCATTTCTGGTGCACCTTTCAAGATTTTCCCTTCAACAAGAAAGTCTTGCTTCACCGTTAAGGCTGTCCAAGCTGATAAA CCTACTTTCCAAGTGATTCAACCCCTAAATGGTGACCCTTTCATTGGAAGTCTTGAAACTCCAGTAACCTCAAGCCCATTGATTGCATGGTACCTCTCCAACTTGCCTGCCTACCGGACTGCGGTGAACCCGCTTCTCCGGGGAGTTGAAGTGGGCCTGGCCCATGGATTCTTACTAGTTGGGCCTTTTGTAAAGGCTGGTCCATTAAGAAACACAGCTTATGCAG GGGGAGCTGGTTCATTGGCAGCAGCAGGACTTGTAGTGATCCTTAGCATGTGTTTGACAATTTATGGAATTTCATCATTCAAAGAAGGAGATCCATCAACAGCACCAGCATTAACATTGACTGGCAGGAAAAAAGTACCAGATCAATTGCAAACTGCAGATGGATGGGCTAAATTCACTGGTGGATTCTTTTTTGGTGGAATTTCTGGTGTCACCTGGGCTTATTTCCTCCTTTATGTCCTTGATCTTCCTTACTTTGTTAAGTAA
- the LOC125875148 gene encoding formin-like protein 1 has product MMVSFFVIFFLCFSPHLSFATTAAAVSGNNRRVLHEPFFPLDSPPPSSQPPIPSPPAPTEYPFQGSTPPDNSDNNPFFPTYPSPPPPPDSPADFIPANVSSIILPNTSKSNPVSNKLIVTAIISVLAAVIVLSIAIFLHIRKRRKQSDRKTQRSDSNSNGLSRDGAKSDGNNGIPKLQRPSQTSSEFLYLGTLASSHGGVETHNAQNRNGSNTSSTPSSRKMDSPELRPLPPLHGRNLRQSYGNTRFFSGTAENDVDFYSSAGSMGGRESSIGGDSLSRRDFSAVEVEKFVGCSSSSSSSSSSSGSGSPVRSVSLSISPPASLSPERKSVRPKSPELVAVYTAPPPQYPPPPPPPPATIVPPFAESPSPSPSPPFPLSPERYSTRSMDSSPGIFNLLDQDVQFPARIRNHIQQATPAFGPPPPRPPPPPPPPSKNMESPKTPSPPFSKPAFNPPVLESPLKPVGIESPVLVSPMELPSISEHIEKNDEKTEEPKPKLKTLHWDKVRASSDREMVWDQLKSSSFKLNEEMIETLFVVKTPTLNANDTARRLVPSLSQENRVLDPKKAQNIAILLRAINVTTEEICEALLEGNAETIGTELLEILLKMAPSKEEERKLKEYKDDSPVKLGPAEKFLKAVLDVPFAFKRVDAMLYVSNFDYEVDYLRKSFETLEAACEELRSSRMFLKLLEAVLKTGNRMNVGTNRGDAHAFKLDTLLKLVDVKGADGKTTLLHFVVQEIIKGEGTRLSGGDQNEQCTTNDDAKYRKLGLQVVSNITSELINVKNAAAMDSEVLHSDVLKLSKGIGNITEVAGYIEAIGSEESSTKKFSESMNRFMEMAEEKIIRLQAQEALAMSLVKEITEYFHGDSAREEAHPFRTFMVVKDFLMILDRVCKEVGMINERTVVSSAHKFPVPVNPNLQPVTSSYTAKRQHSSSDDEYLSS; this is encoded by the exons ATGATGGTTTCCTTTTTCGTCATCTTCTTCCTCTGTTTTTCACCTCACTTATCATTTGCCACCACCGCCGCCGCCGTCTCCGGCAACAACCGTCGTGTTCTCCATGAACCCTTTTTCCCATTAGACTCACCACCACCTTCTTCTCAACCACCCATACCTTCTCCTCCAGCCCCAACAGAGTACCCATTTCAAGGCTCTACTCCTCCTGATAACAGTGATAATAACCCCTTTTTCCCTACTTACCCTTCTCCTCCACCTCCCCCTGATTCACCTGCTGATTTCATTCCTGCAAATGTTTCTTCTATTATCCTTCCAAATACCTCCAAATCTAACCCTGTTTCAAATAAACTTATTGTCACTGCTATTATCTCTGTTCTTGCTGCTGTCATTGTTCTATCTATTGCTATCTTTTTACATATACGAAAGCGAAGGAAACAGAGTGACCGGAAAACTCAAAGATCTGATAGTAATAGCAACGGGTTGAGTCGGGATGGTGCTAAGAGTGATGGTAATAATGGTATTCCTAAGCTTCAAAGACCGTCTCAAACTAGTTCGGAGTTTCTCTATTTGGGTACTCTTGCTAGCTCACATGGCGGAGTTGAAACACATAATGCTCAGAATCGTAATGGTAGTAACACTAGCTCTACTCCTTCTTCGAGAAAAATGGACTCGCCGGAGCTCCGTCCATTGCCGCCGCTACATGGACGGAATTTGAGACAGAGTTATGGGAATACCAGGTTTTTCTCCGGTACTGCTGAAAATGATGTAGATTTTTACTCTTCTGCGGGATCTATGGGTGGTAGAGAGAGTTCAATCGGAGGTGACTCACTGTCCCGGAGAGATTTTTCTGCTGTTGAAGTTGAGAAATTTGTTGGCTGTAGCTCATCTTCTTCGAGTTCATCCTCGAGTTCCGGGTCCGGTTCACCGGTCCGGTCTGTATCGCTGAGCATTTCGCCGCCGGCGAGTTTGAGTCCGGAAAGGAAAAGTGTAAGACCCAAGTCACCGGAACTGGTCGCTGTTTACACCGCTCCACCACCTCAGTATCCACCTCCTCCTCCACCGCCACCGGCGACAATTGTGCCACCATTTGCAGAATCTCCATCTCCATCACCATCACCGCCATTCCCATTATCACCAGAGAGATATTCAACCAGAAGCATGGACTCATCTCCGGGAATTTTCAATCTTTTGGATCAGGATGTTCAGTTTCCGGCGAGAATCAGAAATCACATACAACAAGCCACACCAGCTTTTGGACCACCACCGCCACGTCCGCCACCACCTCCGCCACCTCCGTCTAAGAATATGGAAAGCCCCAAAACACCCTCACCTCCATTTTCAAAGCCAGCATTTAACCCTCCAGTTCTTGAATCTCCTTTAAAACCCGTAGGAATTGAGAGTCCAGTATTGGTTTCTCCAATGGAGTTGCCTTCTATTTCGGAACATATTGAGAAGAATGATGAGAAAACTGAGGAACCCAAACCAAAGCTGAAAACTTTGCATTGGGATAAAGTGAGAGCAAGTTCGGATCGCGAAATGGTTTGGGATCAACTGAAATCAAGCTCATTTAA GTTGAATGAAGAGATGATAGAAACACTGTTTGTTGTAAAGACTCCAACTTTGAATGCAAACGACACAGCTAGACGTCTTGTTCCCTCACTGAGCCAAGAGAATAGGGTACTTGATCCAAAGAAGGCACAGAACATTGCAATTTTGCTGAGGGCCATAAATGTAACCACAGAGGAAATATGTGAAGCCCTTTTAGAAG GAAATGCTGAAACTATTGGGACTGAGCTCCTTGAGATTTTATTGAAGATGGCACCATCCAAAGAGGAAGAACGTAAGCTAAAAGAATACAAAGATGATTCTCCAGTCAAGCTCGGGCCAGCAGAGAAGTTTCTGAAAGCAGTGCTTGATGTACCTTTTGCATTCAAAAGGGTAGACGCTATGCTGTATGTATCAAATTTTGATTATGAGGTCGACTACCTCAGAAAGTCATTTGAAACTCTAGAG GCAGCATGTGAAGAGTTGAGAAGTAGCAGAATGTTCTTAAAGCTTCTGGAAGCCGTGTTGAAGACAGGGAACCGCATGAATGTTGGGACAAACAGGGGAGATGCCCATGCCTTCAAACTTGACACACTGCTAAAGCTTGTAGATGTAAAGGGAGCAGATGGGAAAACAACCCTTTTACATTTTGTGGTTCAGGAGATTATAAAAGGTGAAGGTACTCGTCTTTCTGGAGGAGATCAGAACGAACAGTGTACCACTAATGATGATGCTAAGTACCGGAAACTTGGCCTTCAAGTTGTTTCCAACATTACTTCAGAGCttataaatgttaaaaatgCTGCTGCTATGGATTCAGAAGTGCTCCACAGCGATGTTTTAAAGCTTTCTAAGGGGATCGGAAACATTACTGAGGTTGCAGGATACATTGAAGCCATTGGATCAGAGGAAAGCAGTACTAAAAAATTCTCTGAGTCCATGAACAGGTTTATGGAAATGGCAGAAGAGAAGATCATAAGGCTCCAAGCTCAAGAAGCATTGGCCATGTCACTGGTGAAGGAAATAACCGAGTATTTCCATGGAGATTCAGCTAGAGAAGAGGCTCACCCTTTCAGAACCTTCATGGTGGTCAAAGACTTCCTAATGATTCTTGATCGCGTTTGCAAGGAAGTTGGAATGATAAATGAGAGGACAGTAGTTAGCTCCGCACATAAATTTCCAGTTCCAGTTAATCCAAATCTACAACCTGTCACTAGCAGTTACACAGCTAAACGGCAGCATAGTTCCTCTGATGATGAATATTTATCATCTTAG
- the LOC125874233 gene encoding uncharacterized protein LOC125874233: MAPSENSGSSGKHSVVVTALDGVINVNSLFTIAIFVGLSLASPGQKSLNSSERCQPGILTVKQLVIFEVLSFSFFLFSSLVAQAIKLSLNLLYSEDLSHGFSVIVNGTLLRAGMLMTAISSVMGCLFLMVSMLNVIEIKTGMLFCGAKSTIISVTFLIIFVSSGLLVYISAAWYAFIHANVHPHENRTA; the protein is encoded by the exons ATGGCACCTTCAGA AAACTCAGGCAGCAGTGGCAAACACAGTGTAGTCGTGACAGCTCTAGACGGAGTCATAAATGTGAACTCACTCTTTACCATTGCCATTTTTGTGGGACTATCTCTTGCATCTCCAGGGCAAAAGAGCCTCAACAGTAGCGAACGCTGTCAGCCAGGGATTCTAACAGTTAAACAATTAGTAATCTTTGAGGTGCTTTCGTTCAGTTTCTTCCTCTTCTCATCACTAGTAGCACAGGCCATAAAACTCTCCCTCAATCTTCTCTATAGCGAAGATCTGTCTCATGGTTTCAGTGTTATTGTCAATGGTACACTCCTTAGAGCAGGAATGTTGATGACAGCCATTTCCTCTGTTATGGGGTGCTTGTTTCTTATggtttcaatgttgaatgtgattGAGATCAAAACTGGGATGCTATTCTGTGGAGCTAAGTCTACAATTATATCAGTTACTTTCCTCATAATCTTCGTTTCGTCTGGTCTTTTGGTGTATATTTCTGCTGCATGGTATGCATTTATCCACGCAAACGTCCACCCCCATGAAAACAGGACTGCTTGA
- the LOC125872054 gene encoding photosystem I reaction center subunit XI, chloroplastic-like, which yields MATAASTMASQLKSSFASSLTRGHGLVTPKGISGAPFKIFPSTRKSCFTVKAVQADKPTFQVIQPLNGDPFIGSLETPVTSSPLIAWYLSNLPAYRTAVNPLLRGVEVGLAHGFLLVGPFVKAGPLRNTDYAGGAGSLAAAGLVVILSMCLTIYGISSFKEGDPSTAPALTLTGRKKVPDQLQTADGWAKFTGGFFFGGISGVTWAYFLLYVLDLPYFVK from the exons atggcTACTGCAGCATCCACAATGGCTAGCCAGTTGAAGAGCAGCTTTGCTTCGTCTTTAACCAGAGGTCACGGCCTTGTTACTCCCAAAGGCATTTCTGGTGCACCTTTTAAGATTTTCCCTTCAACAAGAAAGTCTTGCTTCACCGTCAAGGCTGTCCAAGCTGATAAA CCAACTTTCCAAGTGATTCAGCCCCTTAATGGTGACCCTTTCATTGGAAGTCTTGAAACTCCAGTCACCTCAAGTCCATTGATTGCATGGTACCTCTCCAACTTGCCTGCCTACCGGACCGCGGTGAACCCACTTCTCCGGGGAGTAGAAGTGGGCCTGGCCCATGGATTCTTACTAGTTGGCCCATTCGTAAAGGCTGGTCCGTTAAGAAACACAGACTATGCAG GGGGAGCTGGTTCTTTGGCAGCAGCAGGACTTGTTGTGATTCTTAGTATGTGTTTGACAATTTATGGAATTTCATCATTCAAAGAAGGAGATCCATCAACAGCACCAGCATTAACATTGACTGGCAGGAAAAAAGTGCCAGATCAATTGCAAACTGCAGATGGATGGGCTAAATTCACTGGTGGATTCTTTTTTGGTGGAATTTCTGGTGTCACTTGGGCTTATTTCCTCCTATATGTTCTTGATCTTCCTTACTTTGTTAAGtaa